The following coding sequences lie in one Vicinamibacterales bacterium genomic window:
- a CDS encoding M23 family metallopeptidase, with the protein MPQGPRPDVRYLLAAALLGFVLGAFLVGSLSHANALAAVPPEAESRIARAVDEPPGAAASAPAPTSGRAQDVAPESDDTKDLTARKLTIPVQGVGAAQLTHTFHDARSGGREHEALDILAPRNTPVIAVEDGTIAKLFLSKAGGTTIYQFDPSREYAYYYAHLEHYADGLAEGALVRRGQIIGYVGTSGNAPKDTPHLHFAIFRLTAAKHWWEGTAIDPYGVLR; encoded by the coding sequence ATGCCGCAGGGGCCCCGTCCCGACGTTCGGTATTTGCTCGCAGCCGCGCTGCTCGGCTTCGTCCTCGGCGCATTCCTCGTCGGGTCACTGTCCCACGCCAACGCGCTGGCCGCTGTTCCGCCGGAGGCGGAGAGCCGCATCGCCCGAGCGGTCGACGAACCGCCGGGCGCCGCTGCCAGCGCGCCGGCGCCGACGAGCGGGCGCGCGCAGGATGTGGCTCCCGAATCGGACGACACAAAGGACCTCACGGCCCGCAAGCTGACGATTCCGGTGCAGGGCGTCGGCGCGGCCCAGCTCACTCATACATTTCACGACGCGCGTTCGGGCGGGCGCGAGCACGAAGCGCTCGACATCCTGGCGCCGCGCAACACGCCGGTGATTGCCGTCGAGGACGGCACCATCGCCAAACTGTTTCTCAGCAAGGCCGGCGGCACCACCATCTACCAGTTCGATCCGTCCCGGGAGTATGCCTACTACTACGCCCACCTGGAACACTACGCCGACGGACTCGCGGAAGGGGCCCTCGTCCGGCGTGGGCAGATCATCGGCTACGTCGGTACGTCGGGAAATGCCCCGAAGGACACACCCCACCTGCATTTTGCGATCTTCCGCCTGACCGCCGCCAAACACTGGTGGGAAGGCACAGCGATCGATCCCTACGGGGTACTTCGATAG
- a CDS encoding RNA polymerase sigma factor translates to MEALAPISSARAAVSAERFSDVARAAAGDAGAFEALYRLHLPRVHSLVRRMTAGRDADELTQDVFVRVWQKLGTFRGDSSFSTWLHRLAVNVVIERFRTDQARRARLVDGEAVFDRMASPRARPDLGMDFETALERLPDGAREIFVLHDVEGYKHHEIATLLEISAGTSKAQLHRARMMLRKHLK, encoded by the coding sequence TTGGAGGCACTGGCGCCCATATCCTCCGCTCGAGCGGCCGTCTCGGCTGAGCGGTTCTCCGACGTGGCGCGGGCCGCGGCGGGCGACGCAGGTGCGTTCGAGGCGCTGTACCGGCTGCATCTGCCGCGGGTGCACAGCCTCGTGCGGCGAATGACCGCCGGCCGGGATGCCGACGAGCTGACGCAGGACGTGTTCGTGCGCGTCTGGCAGAAGCTGGGGACGTTCCGAGGCGACTCGTCGTTCTCGACCTGGCTGCACCGCCTCGCCGTGAACGTCGTGATCGAGCGGTTTCGCACCGATCAGGCACGCCGCGCCCGCCTGGTGGACGGAGAGGCGGTCTTCGACCGCATGGCCAGTCCGCGGGCGCGCCCCGACCTGGGAATGGATTTCGAAACGGCTCTCGAGCGGCTTCCCGACGGCGCGCGCGAGATTTTCGTGCTGCACGACGTCGAGGGCTACAAGCACCACGAAATTGCCACCTTGCTGGAGATCTCGGCCGGCACGTCGAAGGCGCAGCTGCACCGCGCCCGGATGATGCTGCGGAAGCACCTGAAATGA
- a CDS encoding zf-HC2 domain-containing protein: MIDPWTDRLSEYVDDDLEPAVRADLDRHLASCAACAATIAELREVVARAASLSARPPAGDLWPGIAPRLGRVTAAVQPLAPAAARLRRRVSFTLPQLVAAGLALMVMSGGGVWVLQHGGRVTDLPPVAATSDPDPVVLPVALADPRYDEAVADLEQALAAGRAQLDPGTIKILEVNLDAIDKAIEQSRRALATDPANVYLHSHLAEARQRKLALLRRSVALVEGRS, encoded by the coding sequence ATGATCGATCCGTGGACCGACCGTCTGTCGGAGTACGTCGATGACGACCTCGAGCCGGCCGTGCGGGCCGACCTCGACCGTCATCTCGCATCCTGCGCGGCGTGCGCGGCGACCATCGCCGAGTTGCGGGAGGTCGTCGCCCGCGCCGCCAGCCTGTCGGCGCGCCCGCCGGCGGGCGACCTCTGGCCGGGCATCGCGCCGCGTCTCGGTCGGGTCACGGCGGCAGTCCAGCCTCTCGCGCCGGCCGCCGCGCGCCTCCGGCGGCGCGTCTCTTTCACCCTGCCGCAGCTCGTGGCCGCGGGGCTGGCGCTGATGGTGATGTCAGGCGGCGGGGTGTGGGTCCTGCAGCACGGCGGACGGGTCACCGACCTGCCGCCGGTCGCCGCCACGAGCGATCCGGATCCGGTCGTGTTGCCGGTCGCACTCGCCGATCCGCGCTACGACGAGGCGGTGGCCGATCTCGAGCAGGCGCTGGCCGCCGGACGGGCGCAGCTCGATCCCGGCACGATCAAGATCCTCGAAGTGAATCTCGATGCGATCGACAAGGCGATCGAGCAGTCCCGCCGCGCGCTCGCCACCGATCCGGCAAACGTGTACCTGCACAGCCACCTGGCCGAGGCGCGCCAACGCAAGCTGGCGCTGCTCCGCCGCAGCGTGGCGCTCGTCGAGGGCAGGAGTTGA
- a CDS encoding methyltransferase domain-containing protein, producing MSDAGDSKAAEKDYLRRSGGGAWERAKPFSPPGTDQFEEGLDILNDFVVALRLLRPTADDRILDLGAGGGWCSDLLSRMSRRSFPVDISFDMLRISRERGSNGGLPATVGDLERLPFIDGSFTKAICVSALHHVPDMGAAIREVFRVLNEDGVVVFSEPGVGHATEPWSVAATSDFGVLEQEVHIEPTIQMCRAAGFADAYVCPISYVIPEFRLTDDDWRAWMRLPLVKRPMRAAQKLGRALLELAGAGKRGPLFEEAFAMRLVRLLQMPVRSHPFIMATKRRRQSSSSAPYRASIDARGLPEALRPSARVPLTVAVTNTGRDAWRSGNSLGGIQLGLQLLDAGARLIDRDSQRVPLPRAVPPGDTVIVHVTFAAPADPGDYVVKFDMVAEGRTWFEPTGSPALTTRIRVAH from the coding sequence ATGTCAGACGCGGGTGATTCGAAGGCCGCAGAGAAAGACTACCTTCGCCGCAGCGGCGGCGGCGCCTGGGAGCGTGCAAAGCCGTTCTCGCCGCCGGGGACCGACCAGTTCGAGGAAGGCCTCGACATCCTCAACGACTTCGTCGTCGCCCTTCGCCTCCTGAGGCCGACGGCCGACGATCGAATCCTCGATCTGGGCGCGGGCGGCGGCTGGTGCTCGGATCTGCTGTCGCGCATGAGCCGGCGGTCCTTTCCTGTCGACATCTCGTTCGACATGCTGCGCATCTCGCGCGAACGCGGATCGAACGGGGGGCTGCCCGCAACCGTCGGCGATCTCGAGCGCCTGCCTTTCATCGACGGAAGTTTCACCAAAGCCATCTGCGTGAGCGCCCTCCACCACGTGCCTGACATGGGCGCCGCCATACGGGAAGTGTTCCGCGTGCTGAACGAAGACGGCGTGGTCGTGTTCTCGGAGCCGGGCGTCGGCCACGCCACGGAACCGTGGTCGGTCGCCGCGACCAGCGACTTCGGCGTGCTCGAGCAGGAAGTGCATATCGAACCAACCATCCAGATGTGTCGCGCCGCGGGCTTCGCCGACGCGTACGTCTGTCCGATCAGTTATGTGATTCCCGAGTTCAGGTTGACCGACGACGACTGGCGCGCGTGGATGCGGTTGCCGCTCGTGAAACGCCCGATGCGCGCGGCCCAGAAGCTCGGGCGCGCGCTCCTGGAACTCGCGGGGGCGGGCAAGCGAGGACCGCTGTTCGAAGAGGCGTTCGCGATGCGGCTCGTGCGTCTGCTCCAGATGCCGGTGCGGTCGCATCCGTTCATCATGGCCACGAAGCGCCGCCGCCAGTCTTCGAGCTCGGCGCCGTATCGCGCCTCGATCGACGCACGCGGCCTGCCGGAGGCATTGCGACCATCCGCCCGCGTCCCGCTCACCGTGGCGGTGACGAACACGGGTCGCGACGCATGGCGATCCGGCAACAGCCTTGGCGGAATCCAGCTGGGTCTCCAGCTCCTCGATGCGGGGGCGCGGCTCATCGACCGCGACTCGCAGCGGGTGCCCTTGCCGCGGGCGGTGCCGCCTGGCGACACCGTGATCGTCCACGTTACGTTCGCGGCACCCGCAGATCCCGGCGACTATGTCGTCAAGTTCGACATGGTCGCCGAGGGTCGCACGTGGTTCGAGCCCACGGGCTCGCCGGCGCTCACCACGCGCATCCGCGTGGCACACTGA
- a CDS encoding SpoIIE family protein phosphatase, translating into MIASVVDAGAPRILIADDQPDLLDALQLLLKGQGIEFHAVTSPDAALAALQARPFDLVLMDLNYTGDTTSGREGIDLLARVQEIDRLLPVVVMTGWGSVDLAVEAMRRGVRDFVQKPWDNQQLLATLRQEIAAGRARRLTDAAERRDLAEALAIQRRLLPQQIPQIDGWEIAASWQPASGVGGDCFDVIRFGDNLIALSIADVVGKGVPAALLMSNLQAAVRAFASETVEPQALCRQVNRVLCGNIAEGRFISFFYCVLDAVHGVLTYCNAGHYLPALIRADGAVERFDSGGPVLGVIPDADYEQAQVLLAPGDRLVFFTDGLTEARNAADDEFGEPRLLDSAVRHRACSAPALQARLVDAVATFTGGRLQDDATLIVVAADL; encoded by the coding sequence ATGATCGCCTCCGTCGTGGACGCCGGCGCGCCGCGGATTCTGATCGCCGACGATCAGCCCGATCTGCTCGACGCGCTCCAGCTCCTGCTCAAAGGGCAGGGCATCGAGTTCCACGCGGTGACGTCGCCCGACGCGGCGCTCGCGGCGTTGCAGGCGCGCCCGTTCGATCTCGTGCTGATGGATCTCAACTACACGGGAGACACGACCTCCGGGCGCGAAGGCATCGACCTGCTCGCGCGCGTGCAGGAAATCGATCGGTTGCTGCCGGTGGTCGTGATGACCGGCTGGGGAAGCGTCGACCTCGCGGTCGAAGCGATGCGCCGGGGCGTGCGCGACTTCGTGCAGAAACCGTGGGACAACCAGCAGCTGCTGGCGACGCTGCGGCAGGAGATCGCCGCCGGCCGGGCGCGGCGTCTGACCGACGCGGCGGAGCGCCGCGACCTCGCCGAGGCGCTCGCGATTCAGCGGCGGCTGCTGCCGCAGCAGATCCCGCAGATCGACGGGTGGGAAATCGCGGCCAGCTGGCAACCCGCGTCGGGCGTCGGCGGCGACTGCTTCGACGTGATCCGCTTCGGCGACAACCTGATCGCCCTCTCGATCGCCGACGTCGTCGGCAAAGGCGTGCCGGCGGCGCTGCTGATGTCGAACCTGCAGGCGGCGGTGCGCGCCTTCGCGTCGGAGACAGTCGAGCCGCAGGCGCTCTGTCGGCAGGTCAACCGGGTGCTCTGCGGCAACATCGCCGAAGGACGCTTCATCAGCTTCTTCTACTGCGTTCTCGACGCGGTCCACGGCGTCCTCACCTACTGCAACGCCGGACACTACCTGCCCGCGCTGATCCGCGCCGATGGCGCGGTCGAGCGCTTCGACAGCGGCGGCCCTGTGCTCGGTGTCATTCCGGATGCCGACTACGAGCAGGCGCAGGTGCTCCTGGCGCCGGGCGATCGCCTCGTCTTCTTCACCGACGGCCTGACGGAAGCGCGCAATGCGGCCGACGACGAGTTCGGTGAACCCCGACTGCTGGACTCCGCCGTCCGGCATCGCGCCTGTTCCGCGCCGGCGCTGCAGGCACGGCTGGTCGACGCCGTGGCGACGTTCACCGGCGGACGTCTGCAGGACGACGCGACGCTCATCGTGGTGGCGGCTGACCTGTGA
- a CDS encoding histidine kinase yields MRKTWTPPWGWVFGLCTTLSVFSWLQAWRLTLVNSKPGTPIHPGKLLALNLAYWYVPALLTPAVVWGARRFPFVNGHKVRAVFAHAVGALLFGLACFAGMIGTRFLLWENAGKWPGATWPEFFQRIIFEQLDWSLMVYAVIVGASHAIAFFRESEQRKLRATQLEMQVVQARLKTLEAELHPHFLFNTLHAISTLVHRDPDSADRMISRLSDLLRITFDRSGEPIVSLKEEIEFLQKYLDIEQIRFPDRLRASVSLDPDALDGEVPRMILQPLVENAIKHGIAGRHGGNHVHISAGRNGERLWMQVHDNGGGLQVGTLRALRTGVGLANTRDRLDCLYGRLYRLEFSDRDGGLSVLIEIPFQRLPASGGAAAAFRVA; encoded by the coding sequence ATGCGGAAAACGTGGACGCCTCCCTGGGGCTGGGTTTTCGGCCTCTGTACGACCCTGAGCGTCTTCTCATGGCTTCAGGCGTGGCGGCTCACCCTCGTCAACAGCAAGCCTGGAACGCCGATTCATCCCGGCAAGCTCCTGGCGCTGAACCTGGCCTACTGGTACGTGCCGGCGCTGCTGACGCCGGCCGTGGTATGGGGGGCGCGGCGGTTTCCGTTCGTCAACGGTCACAAGGTGCGGGCGGTCTTCGCGCACGCGGTCGGCGCGCTGCTCTTCGGGCTCGCCTGCTTCGCGGGCATGATCGGCACGCGTTTCCTGCTCTGGGAGAACGCCGGCAAGTGGCCGGGGGCGACCTGGCCTGAGTTCTTCCAGCGAATCATCTTCGAACAGCTCGACTGGAGCCTGATGGTCTACGCGGTCATCGTCGGCGCCAGTCACGCGATCGCCTTCTTCCGCGAGTCGGAGCAGCGCAAGCTGCGCGCGACGCAGCTCGAAATGCAGGTCGTGCAGGCGCGGCTGAAGACACTCGAGGCGGAGCTGCACCCGCATTTCCTGTTCAACACGCTGCACGCGATCTCGACGCTCGTGCACCGTGATCCCGACTCCGCCGACCGGATGATCAGCCGCCTGAGCGATCTGCTCCGCATCACGTTCGACCGCAGCGGCGAGCCGATCGTCTCGCTGAAGGAGGAGATCGAGTTCCTGCAGAAATACCTCGACATCGAACAGATCCGCTTCCCGGATCGTCTCAGAGCAAGCGTGAGCCTCGATCCCGACGCGCTCGACGGCGAAGTGCCGCGGATGATCCTGCAGCCGCTCGTCGAGAACGCGATCAAGCACGGCATCGCCGGGCGGCATGGCGGCAATCACGTCCACATCAGCGCCGGCCGCAACGGCGAGCGCCTGTGGATGCAGGTGCACGACAACGGCGGCGGCCTGCAGGTCGGGACGCTGCGCGCGTTGCGCACCGGTGTCGGCCTGGCCAACACCCGCGACCGCCTCGACTGCCTCTACGGACGGCTGTATCGCCTGGAGTTCTCCGATCGCGACGGCGGACTCTCGGTGCTGATCGAAATCCCATTCCAGCGGCTGCCGGCGTCCGGTGGCGCCGCGGCCGCCTTCCGCGTGGCCTAA
- a CDS encoding LytTR family DNA-binding domain-containing protein, whose product MHTAPTRVLIVDDEPLARERLRSLLSEDSGFEVAGEAGDGAAAAQAIATLNPDLVFLDVQMPGGDGFDVIDAVGADKMPFVVFVTAYDRYALRAFDVHALDYLLKPFDRERFRQALTRANQQLDKQKEGDIERRLAAIVNDLRPTKARADRFVVKSGGRIFFVRTSEIDWIEAAGNYVKLHVGNDSHLIRETMNNVEGKLSPETFVRIHRCHIVNIEQVRELQPWFNGEYVVFLKNGTRLTLSRGYRERLQDRIGRPI is encoded by the coding sequence ATGCACACCGCCCCGACCCGCGTTCTGATCGTCGACGACGAACCGCTCGCGCGCGAGCGCCTCCGCTCCCTGCTGAGCGAAGACTCGGGCTTCGAGGTGGCCGGCGAGGCCGGCGACGGCGCCGCGGCCGCACAGGCGATCGCGACGCTCAACCCCGATCTGGTCTTCCTCGACGTCCAGATGCCTGGCGGCGACGGGTTCGACGTCATCGACGCGGTCGGCGCCGACAAGATGCCGTTCGTCGTGTTCGTCACCGCCTACGATCGCTACGCGCTCCGTGCCTTCGACGTCCACGCGCTCGACTACCTTCTCAAGCCGTTCGATCGCGAACGGTTCCGGCAGGCGCTGACGCGCGCCAACCAGCAGCTCGACAAGCAGAAAGAGGGCGACATCGAACGGCGGCTCGCCGCCATCGTCAACGATCTGCGTCCCACCAAGGCGCGGGCGGATCGCTTCGTGGTCAAGTCGGGCGGCCGCATCTTCTTCGTGCGCACCTCCGAGATCGACTGGATCGAAGCCGCCGGCAACTACGTCAAGCTCCACGTCGGCAACGACTCGCACCTGATCCGCGAGACCATGAACAACGTCGAGGGAAAGCTGTCGCCCGAGACGTTCGTCCGCATCCACCGCTGCCACATCGTCAACATCGAACAGGTCCGAGAACTGCAGCCCTGGTTCAACGGCGAGTACGTGGTGTTCCTGAAGAACGGCACGCGCCTGACACTCAGCCGAGGCTACCGGGAACGGCTCCAGGATCGGATCGGCCGCCCGATCTAG
- a CDS encoding winged helix-turn-helix domain-containing protein codes for MVAAYRFGPFLVDRSGYRVMRGGVQLDLTPKLLDLLLLLLDHAGELVTKEELLDALWRDANVTDNALAQAVSELRDTLGDEPAAPTYIKTVARRGYRFVAPVTPLPEPASAPTGGAAPIDDDSLAVLDFTNLSGDADAAWLSAGIAETVSADLAASGRFKVIDRWRVVEAARRPDAAFQDIALALRVRLVVVGSFQRHGERVRVTARIVDVPSGDAIADAKVDGGLSDIFALQDQVAALFARELGVAGDAAPRHRDTPSLDAYRALVEGWLKVDTLDVQALPAAIADFERAIAIDPKYALAHTGLASAELALYESTRTDNHPERPRLARAAAEARRAIELDEHLAEAHGALAMILVSSWESPEAIRAARRAVALEPGNWRHLFRLGHATWGDERLRAGAATLAVYPDFAFSYFQTAMVHVARGHLAEAERVLQHGTAVQDRQIARGDRYPALGLHWLLGLVRLAQEDVTEALEEFDRELALAEPQRLYGREYAMYARLGRGGALVRDGRGAAAAEAFREALAIFPAHPLALVGAAMTTGSSFARAETAIADMRASKPIEAALATGALLAVQGDQAQAAAVLGQVLEEAPPGFAGWELPVQPLLRHLAETPPIRAILARLAERALG; via the coding sequence GTGGTAGCCGCGTACCGCTTCGGGCCCTTCCTCGTCGATCGATCCGGCTACCGCGTCATGCGCGGCGGCGTGCAGCTCGATCTGACGCCGAAGCTGCTCGACCTGCTGCTGCTCCTCCTCGACCACGCCGGCGAGCTCGTCACCAAGGAAGAACTGCTCGACGCGCTCTGGCGCGACGCCAACGTCACCGACAACGCCCTCGCGCAGGCGGTCTCCGAGCTGCGCGACACGCTCGGCGACGAGCCGGCCGCGCCGACCTACATCAAGACCGTCGCCCGCCGCGGCTACCGCTTCGTGGCGCCGGTGACGCCGCTGCCCGAGCCGGCGTCCGCGCCGACCGGCGGCGCGGCGCCGATCGACGACGACTCGCTCGCGGTGCTCGATTTCACCAACCTGAGCGGCGACGCCGATGCGGCGTGGCTGTCGGCGGGGATCGCTGAAACGGTCAGCGCGGACCTCGCGGCGTCAGGGCGCTTCAAGGTGATCGATCGATGGCGGGTGGTGGAAGCGGCGCGCCGGCCCGACGCGGCGTTTCAGGACATCGCCCTGGCGCTTCGCGTGCGTCTCGTGGTGGTCGGCAGCTTTCAGCGCCACGGCGAGCGGGTTCGCGTCACCGCGCGGATCGTCGACGTGCCGAGCGGCGACGCAATCGCTGACGCCAAGGTGGACGGCGGCCTGTCTGACATCTTCGCTCTGCAGGATCAGGTCGCGGCCCTGTTCGCGCGAGAGCTCGGCGTCGCCGGCGACGCCGCGCCGCGTCATCGTGACACCCCGAGCCTCGACGCCTATCGCGCGCTCGTCGAAGGGTGGCTCAAGGTCGACACGCTCGACGTCCAGGCGCTGCCGGCGGCGATCGCCGATTTCGAGCGGGCGATTGCGATCGATCCGAAATACGCGCTGGCGCACACCGGGCTGGCGTCGGCGGAGCTGGCGCTCTACGAGTCGACGCGCACCGACAACCATCCCGAGCGGCCGCGTCTCGCGCGCGCGGCCGCGGAGGCGCGGCGTGCCATCGAGCTCGACGAGCATCTTGCGGAAGCCCACGGCGCGCTCGCCATGATCCTGGTCAGCTCGTGGGAGTCACCAGAAGCGATCCGCGCCGCACGCCGGGCGGTGGCGCTCGAGCCCGGCAACTGGCGCCATCTGTTCAGGCTCGGCCATGCGACCTGGGGAGACGAGCGGCTGCGGGCAGGAGCCGCCACGCTCGCCGTCTACCCTGACTTCGCGTTCTCGTACTTTCAGACCGCCATGGTGCACGTGGCGCGCGGCCACCTCGCCGAAGCGGAACGGGTGCTGCAGCACGGCACGGCGGTGCAGGATCGGCAGATCGCGCGCGGCGATCGCTATCCGGCGCTCGGCCTGCACTGGCTGCTCGGACTGGTGCGGCTCGCCCAGGAAGACGTCACCGAAGCCCTCGAGGAGTTCGACCGCGAGCTCGCGCTCGCCGAGCCCCAACGTCTCTACGGGCGCGAGTACGCGATGTACGCGCGGCTCGGCCGCGGCGGCGCGCTCGTTCGCGATGGCCGCGGCGCGGCTGCGGCCGAGGCGTTCCGCGAGGCACTTGCGATCTTCCCCGCGCATCCGCTCGCCCTCGTCGGCGCGGCCATGACGACGGGCTCGTCGTTCGCGCGCGCCGAGACCGCGATTGCCGACATGCGGGCCAGTAAGCCAATCGAGGCGGCCCTGGCGACGGGCGCGCTGCTGGCGGTCCAGGGGGATCAGGCGCAGGCGGCCGCCGTCCTCGGCCAGGTCCTCGAGGAAGCCCCACCCGGATTCGCCGGGTGGGAGCTTCCCGTCCAGCCGCTGCTGCGCCACCTCGCCGAAACCCCGCCGATCCGGGCCATATTGGCCCGGCTAGCCGAGCGCGCGCTCGGATAG